A part of Oncorhynchus clarkii lewisi isolate Uvic-CL-2024 chromosome 17, UVic_Ocla_1.0, whole genome shotgun sequence genomic DNA contains:
- the LOC139369763 gene encoding caveolin-2-like, which yields MGTMMRETDPVGTEIDLGDSDDEDLAEDLDEDREEPQLLWKAELGDGMDEEEAVSPLVDVSDTKPLLKERDPRGVNDCLKVTFEDVIAEPVSVRSGDRVWIWSTALFEVTRVWIYRIVTVLLAVPISIITALLFAILSFLHIWFFSPCVHYILIITYWLQSLWIIVLDIGVRPFLTSAARCHSGIRLRLTQE from the exons ATGGGCACCATGATGAGGGAAACAGATCCAGTGGGGACAGAGATTGACCTAGGAGACTCTGATGATGAAGACCTTGCCGAAGACCTGGATGAGGACCGTGAGGAGCCTCAGCTGCTATGGAAGGCTGAACTGGGGGATGGAATGGATGAAGAGGAGGCTGTGTCCCCGTTAGTTGACGTTAGTGACACCAAGCCCCTACTGAAAGAAAGAGACCCTAGAGGAGTCAACGACTGTCTGAAG GTGACCTTTGAGGATGTGATAGCGGAGCCAGTGTCAGTGCGTAGCGGAGACAGAGTGTGGATCTGGAGTACTGCCCTGTTCGAGGTCACCAGGGTCTGGATCTACCGGATAGTAACTGTCTTGCTGGCCGTCCCTATATCCATCATCACTGCACTGCTCTTCGCCATCCTCAGCTTCCTACACATATG GTTCTTCAGCCCATGCGTCCATTACATCCTTATTATCACATACTGGCTGCAGAGCCTATGGATCATCGTACTGGACATTGGTGTCCGCCCATTCCTCACTAGTGCTGCAAGATGCCACAGTGGAATCAGACTTCGCCTGACACAGGAATGA